One stretch of Cedecea neteri DNA includes these proteins:
- a CDS encoding TonB-dependent receptor plug domain-containing protein: MPGKRKTYTAFSAIPLFVAGAVAAPAAAFAQENTAPEDTIIVSASRSETNLWNSPVTVQVVDRKTLENSTSVSIADDLRDIPGVEVTDNSLAGRKQIRIRGEASSRVLVLIDGQQVTWQRAGQDYGAGLLIDESALERIEVIKGPYSVLYGSQAIGGVVNFITKKGGDKPLGGLVKATWNSATAGWQESAAAWGSIGQFDYRINGSYSDQGNRKTPDGRLDNTHFRNNGQGLWLGYNFDRQKIGLSLDRYRLSTQTWYSDPAHQFDTFSVRIPAMTREKIGLFYDYDVDGNYLKKIHLDAYNQTVERQFENEVATTQPIPSPIIQALSVKNQTQTHDKQYTQGVTLQTNFSLPAGNDLVLGAQYQHDKVNQNSSGYTRQTAKTGFFDIETRTRSQDKSEQTNTSLFAQNAWHLADDWTWTVGARQYWLASKLINSSSQTVEDGVATSSTKGDKSTSDSQFVGATSLNYSGFKDIELRAAFAQGYVFPTLVQQFMQTSAGGGLTYGNQNLSPEHSNNYEIGARYKGNLWLVDGTAYYSEAKDYIASRACEGQAVCQGNSGSARADYRYYDNINRAKTYGIELSAEYNGWAISPYLSGNLLRRQYQSSTLKTWDTGEPAVNGRFGVRHTLMLNAMNLTSDAFIRAASRAKENTGDGERRYPGWATLNLAVNAEFGDNDQYQVNFALNNLTNKRYQTAHESIPEAGFNTALGFGWKF; this comes from the coding sequence ATGCCAGGGAAACGTAAAACCTACACGGCCTTTTCAGCCATACCTCTGTTTGTTGCGGGAGCCGTTGCCGCTCCCGCCGCTGCATTTGCCCAGGAAAATACCGCGCCTGAAGATACCATCATCGTCAGCGCCAGCCGCTCGGAAACCAACCTCTGGAACAGCCCGGTCACCGTCCAGGTCGTGGACAGAAAAACGCTTGAGAACTCAACCAGCGTCTCGATTGCCGACGATCTGCGTGACATTCCCGGCGTAGAAGTCACGGATAATTCACTGGCGGGGCGAAAGCAGATCCGCATCCGCGGGGAAGCCTCGTCACGCGTGCTGGTTTTGATTGATGGCCAGCAGGTCACCTGGCAGCGTGCCGGCCAGGACTACGGCGCGGGCCTGCTTATCGATGAATCCGCCCTGGAGCGAATTGAAGTTATTAAAGGCCCCTACTCCGTTCTTTATGGCTCACAGGCCATCGGCGGGGTGGTGAATTTCATCACCAAAAAAGGCGGTGACAAGCCGCTGGGCGGGCTGGTAAAAGCCACCTGGAACTCGGCAACGGCAGGCTGGCAGGAATCCGCCGCCGCCTGGGGCAGCATCGGCCAGTTCGACTATCGCATTAACGGCAGCTACTCGGATCAGGGCAACAGAAAAACGCCAGATGGGCGGCTGGATAACACCCACTTTCGCAATAACGGCCAGGGCCTGTGGCTGGGCTACAACTTCGACCGCCAGAAAATCGGCCTGTCTCTCGACCGCTACCGCCTCTCCACGCAAACCTGGTACAGCGATCCGGCTCACCAGTTCGATACTTTTAGCGTCAGGATCCCGGCAATGACGCGGGAAAAAATCGGGCTGTTTTACGATTATGACGTCGACGGAAACTACCTGAAAAAAATCCACCTCGATGCCTATAACCAGACCGTCGAACGCCAGTTTGAAAATGAAGTCGCCACTACGCAGCCGATTCCCTCGCCCATCATCCAGGCGTTAAGCGTAAAAAATCAGACCCAAACCCACGATAAGCAGTACACCCAGGGCGTGACGCTGCAAACTAACTTCTCGCTGCCGGCCGGGAACGATCTGGTGCTTGGGGCGCAGTATCAGCACGACAAAGTGAACCAGAATTCCAGCGGCTACACGCGCCAGACGGCGAAAACCGGGTTCTTTGATATCGAAACCCGCACCCGGTCGCAGGATAAATCAGAGCAAACTAATACCTCGCTGTTTGCTCAGAACGCCTGGCATCTGGCCGATGACTGGACCTGGACCGTGGGAGCCAGGCAATACTGGCTGGCCTCAAAGCTCATCAACAGCAGCTCGCAAACGGTTGAAGACGGTGTGGCAACCAGCAGCACCAAAGGCGACAAGTCGACCAGCGATAGCCAGTTTGTGGGTGCCACCAGCCTGAACTACTCCGGGTTTAAAGATATCGAGCTGCGCGCCGCCTTTGCCCAGGGCTACGTCTTCCCGACGCTGGTACAGCAATTTATGCAAACCTCCGCCGGCGGCGGCCTGACTTATGGCAACCAGAACCTGAGCCCTGAACATTCCAATAACTACGAAATCGGTGCCCGCTATAAGGGCAATCTGTGGTTGGTGGACGGCACGGCATACTACTCCGAAGCGAAAGATTACATCGCTTCGCGGGCCTGCGAAGGGCAAGCCGTTTGTCAGGGAAACAGCGGCAGCGCACGAGCCGACTACCGCTACTACGACAATATCAATCGAGCCAAAACCTACGGCATAGAGCTCAGCGCCGAGTATAACGGCTGGGCCATCTCCCCTTATCTGAGCGGTAACCTCCTACGTCGTCAGTATCAGAGCAGCACGTTGAAAACCTGGGATACCGGGGAACCCGCCGTTAACGGCCGCTTTGGGGTCAGGCATACGCTTATGCTCAACGCCATGAACCTCACCTCCGACGCCTTCATCCGCGCCGCTTCCCGAGCCAAAGAAAATACCGGCGACGGTGAAAGGCGCTACCCCGGCTGGGCTACGCTGAATCTGGCGGTAAATGCAGAATTTGGTGACAACGACCAGTACCAGGTCAACTTTGCGCTGAATAATCTGACCAACAAGCGCTACCAGACCGCCCACGAATCTATTCCGGAAGCGGGCTTCAATACGGCCCTCGGCTTTGGGTGGAAATTCTGA
- a CDS encoding heme/hemin ABC transporter substrate-binding protein, producing the protein MKKSHFAVLLALTASFSTAAGERLVVAGGSLTELVYALGAGAQVVGVDETTAWPPETEKLPHTGPWMQLSSEAILSLRPERFITWQDAGPHIVFEQLKKTKVNVLLLPRVPATVEQMYENIQTLANALGSPQQGKALIASLRQRLEAVAKSSALKPHPVRAMFILSAGGSLPQVAGAGSVADTILKMAGASNIAGHRQYQSYSTEAMIAANPDVIVATTQMTQGNPDALKAIPGITHTSAWKNKRIVIIDRALILGMGPRIAEAVELLHHQFWPDSGQND; encoded by the coding sequence ATGAAGAAAAGTCATTTTGCCGTACTGCTGGCGCTGACGGCGTCATTTTCCACCGCTGCCGGCGAGCGGCTGGTTGTTGCCGGAGGTTCACTGACAGAACTCGTTTACGCGCTGGGCGCAGGCGCTCAGGTAGTTGGCGTAGACGAAACCACAGCCTGGCCGCCGGAAACGGAAAAATTGCCGCACACCGGCCCGTGGATGCAGCTCAGCAGCGAAGCCATATTGTCGCTGCGCCCTGAGCGCTTCATCACCTGGCAGGACGCTGGCCCACACATCGTCTTTGAACAGCTTAAAAAAACCAAAGTGAACGTGCTGTTGCTCCCACGAGTTCCCGCCACGGTCGAACAAATGTATGAAAATATTCAAACACTTGCTAATGCCCTGGGTAGCCCGCAGCAGGGCAAAGCACTGATTGCCAGCCTGCGCCAACGGCTGGAGGCCGTAGCCAAAAGCAGCGCCCTCAAACCCCATCCCGTCAGGGCGATGTTTATTCTCTCTGCAGGCGGCAGCCTGCCGCAGGTTGCCGGCGCGGGCAGCGTGGCCGACACCATCCTGAAAATGGCGGGAGCCAGCAATATCGCCGGGCATCGCCAGTATCAGAGCTACAGCACCGAAGCGATGATAGCTGCGAATCCGGACGTGATTGTCGCCACGACCCAAATGACGCAGGGCAACCCTGACGCGCTGAAGGCCATTCCCGGCATCACCCACACATCGGCCTGGAAAAATAAGCGGATAGTCATCATCGATCGGGCGCTGATCCTGGGCATGGGCCCGCGTATCGCAGAAGCCGTGGAACTACTGCATCACCAGTTTTGGCCTGATTCCGGGCAGAACGATTAA
- the hutW gene encoding heme anaerobic degradation radical SAM methyltransferase ChuW/HutW — MKPELDLQAHFAQPGGQPFKDRHATMPWRGAAPVAKEQLEQTWQQVIASPTPPGKRLVYLHIPFCATHCTFCGFYQNRYEEDHCERYTHALLREIELEASSPLHQSAPIHAIYFGGGTPSALSAKDLARIITALRRSLPLAPDCEITIEGRVLNFDDERIDACLDAGANRFSIGIQSFNSKIRKKMARTSDGPTARRFMENLCKRDRAAVVCDLLFGLPGQDRQLWAEDLSIARDIGLDGVDLYALNLLPQTPLGKAVENGRVALPSPAERRDLYLQGCDFMDSAGWRCISNSHWARTTRERNLYNLLIKQGADCLAFGSGAGGSVNGYSWMVERNLENWHTAVAAGKKPLMMMARTTDPGYRWRHRLQAGIETARVPLDELTADAPLLQPLLTQWHESGLTRDDSLCLRLTDEGRFWASNIFQSLQTLISTLNTPITTENNPQGAPL; from the coding sequence ATGAAACCTGAACTGGATCTCCAGGCGCACTTCGCGCAACCCGGCGGGCAACCTTTTAAAGATCGTCACGCTACCATGCCGTGGCGCGGCGCTGCACCCGTTGCCAAAGAGCAGCTTGAGCAAACCTGGCAGCAGGTGATTGCCAGCCCGACGCCTCCCGGCAAAAGGCTGGTCTATCTGCATATTCCCTTCTGCGCAACGCACTGTACCTTCTGCGGTTTTTATCAGAATCGCTACGAAGAAGACCACTGCGAGCGTTACACCCACGCGCTGCTCAGGGAAATTGAGCTGGAGGCCAGCAGCCCGCTGCACCAGTCCGCGCCCATTCACGCCATCTACTTTGGCGGGGGCACGCCTTCGGCGCTTTCGGCAAAAGATTTGGCGCGGATCATTACCGCCCTGCGCCGCAGCCTGCCGCTGGCGCCTGACTGCGAAATCACCATTGAAGGCCGGGTGCTGAATTTTGACGATGAGCGCATCGATGCCTGCCTCGACGCGGGAGCAAACCGTTTCTCCATCGGCATTCAGTCGTTTAACAGCAAAATCCGCAAGAAAATGGCACGTACGTCCGACGGCCCCACCGCCCGGCGCTTTATGGAAAACCTCTGCAAACGCGATCGCGCCGCCGTGGTGTGTGACCTGCTGTTTGGCCTGCCGGGTCAGGATCGGCAACTGTGGGCAGAGGATCTGTCTATCGCGCGGGACATCGGCCTCGATGGCGTCGACCTTTATGCTCTGAACCTGCTGCCGCAAACGCCGCTGGGTAAAGCCGTGGAAAACGGACGTGTTGCGCTACCTTCACCGGCAGAACGCAGGGATCTGTACCTTCAGGGCTGCGACTTCATGGACAGCGCGGGCTGGCGCTGCATCAGCAACAGCCACTGGGCGCGCACCACGCGAGAGCGCAACCTCTACAACCTGCTGATAAAACAAGGCGCAGACTGCCTGGCCTTTGGCTCAGGGGCGGGCGGCTCGGTCAACGGCTATTCCTGGATGGTTGAGCGTAACCTTGAAAACTGGCACACCGCCGTTGCCGCCGGGAAAAAGCCGCTGATGATGATGGCCCGCACCACCGACCCTGGCTACCGCTGGCGGCATCGGCTGCAGGCCGGGATTGAAACTGCACGCGTGCCGCTCGATGAATTGACCGCTGATGCGCCTCTGCTCCAGCCGCTGCTCACCCAGTGGCATGAGTCCGGCCTGACGCGCGATGACTCTCTCTGCCTGCGCCTGACCGACGAAGGCCGCTTCTGGGCCAGTAATATCTTCCAGTCCCTGCAGACGCTGATTTCGACCCTGAATACCCCAATAACAACGGAAAACAATCCACAAGGAGCTCCCCTATGA
- the hutX gene encoding heme utilization cystosolic carrier protein HutX encodes MTSVSLADYLKTQPDGTLESIAAQYNVTLLDVVTQLPALALVSGERFDTVWDTVAEWGSVTTLVHTADLIIEFSGELPSGFHRHGYFNLRGKKGMTGHIKASNCTHIALIERKFMGMDTASILFFNQAGSAMLKIFIGRDDHRQLLADQLEAFRALAETLKGNIA; translated from the coding sequence ATGACTTCCGTTTCCCTCGCTGACTACTTAAAAACCCAGCCAGACGGCACGCTGGAATCCATCGCCGCACAATATAATGTCACCCTGCTGGACGTAGTGACTCAGTTGCCTGCTCTGGCCCTGGTCAGCGGCGAGCGGTTTGACACAGTGTGGGATACCGTTGCCGAATGGGGCAGCGTCACCACGCTGGTGCATACCGCCGACCTGATTATTGAATTTTCCGGCGAGCTGCCTTCCGGCTTCCACCGCCACGGCTACTTCAACCTGCGCGGCAAGAAAGGCATGACGGGGCACATCAAGGCGAGCAACTGCACCCACATCGCGCTGATTGAGCGTAAATTTATGGGGATGGACACAGCCTCGATTCTGTTCTTCAATCAGGCGGGCAGCGCGATGCTGAAAATCTTCATCGGGCGCGACGATCATCGTCAGTTACTGGCAGACCAGCTCGAGGCTTTCCGGGCGCTGGCAGAGACACTTAAGGGAAATATTGCATGA
- a CDS encoding SDR family oxidoreductase, which produces MTPWLIFGAGGKGVGALTAKLALAESRRVVALVRNEEAAAKLREAGAQVIIGDACDADAVTEACRLAGQDATVISTMGGAQDYLAHRTVIDCAEKSGISRMVLVTSLGCGESWAYLSDRAKAGFGQAVREKSLAESWLQTSTLDFAIVRPGGLLHGEPTGKAVLSQAPEIHGMVMRADVAAHVAELARAPRRNRQVYGLVEPGLKPA; this is translated from the coding sequence ATGACGCCATGGTTAATTTTTGGAGCCGGGGGTAAAGGCGTAGGCGCGCTAACCGCGAAGCTGGCGCTGGCGGAAAGCCGCCGCGTTGTTGCGCTGGTGCGTAACGAAGAGGCTGCAGCAAAACTGCGCGAGGCTGGCGCTCAGGTGATTATCGGTGACGCCTGCGATGCAGACGCGGTCACAGAAGCCTGTCGCCTTGCGGGCCAGGACGCAACCGTCATCTCGACAATGGGCGGCGCGCAGGATTACCTGGCGCACCGCACCGTTATCGACTGCGCCGAAAAATCCGGGATCTCGCGGATGGTGCTGGTCACCTCTTTGGGCTGCGGAGAAAGCTGGGCTTACTTGTCCGACCGTGCAAAAGCTGGTTTCGGCCAGGCGGTGCGGGAAAAATCTCTCGCGGAAAGCTGGCTGCAAACCAGCACGCTGGACTTTGCCATCGTTCGCCCCGGCGGCCTGCTTCACGGCGAGCCAACCGGTAAGGCCGTTCTGAGCCAGGCCCCCGAAATTCACGGCATGGTGATGCGTGCCGACGTCGCCGCGCACGTGGCCGAACTGGCAAGAGCCCCCCGCCGGAACCGCCAGGTTTATGGCCTCGTTGAACCGGGGCTGAAACCGGCATAA
- a CDS encoding PD-(D/E)XK nuclease family protein, translating into MQKNIQKLLNSTAMLHEGYRQAKIRYASQVAPDFKLFKFFNINENTLSRGLAYLLDPQEDHAQGDLFLSSFYNSTGLTESISINKSTQVFTEYTILNKRRIDIYIASKEILIGIENKPWAADQIDQLYDYSNWLANEAKKKNSSWLMVYLCNNEINDFTLRPETPQDLRRNIIQFTFYQLAEWLAACAPHIKAPQVRCFVDALIQFTREDINGETNVDFEKELTENVIASPQNLNAAFLIAQSMRKVKEQLWIDFLSYLKKELQPKGITLDYNNQLLTGSKEADFHFYFSGEDDFTLCWQFEKPNYCGFCWGISSSDIMSKKNQRLYFPLISEAMNVIYPELEAHTHKEGWWPWWTYTDESMHVPRNWGMDPDAWSLLVERGEGSFAQSVINIVTKVQAEINLNLFSVSA; encoded by the coding sequence GTGCAGAAAAATATTCAAAAACTGCTGAACAGCACGGCAATGCTTCACGAGGGCTATCGGCAGGCAAAAATTCGATATGCCAGCCAGGTAGCGCCTGACTTCAAATTATTTAAATTTTTCAACATAAATGAAAACACATTATCCCGCGGCCTTGCCTACCTTCTGGATCCTCAGGAAGATCATGCTCAGGGAGATCTCTTTCTTTCGAGTTTCTATAATTCAACAGGACTCACTGAAAGTATATCCATTAATAAATCAACTCAGGTTTTTACTGAATACACAATACTAAACAAAAGAAGAATAGACATATACATCGCCAGCAAAGAGATTCTTATAGGCATAGAAAACAAACCCTGGGCTGCCGACCAAATAGACCAACTCTATGATTATTCAAATTGGCTAGCAAATGAAGCCAAGAAAAAAAACAGCAGTTGGTTAATGGTTTATCTTTGTAACAATGAGATCAATGACTTTACACTTCGCCCTGAAACACCCCAGGATCTCAGAAGAAACATTATACAATTCACTTTTTATCAGTTAGCAGAATGGCTTGCTGCCTGCGCCCCACATATTAAAGCACCACAGGTTCGCTGTTTTGTTGATGCGCTAATACAATTTACTCGTGAAGATATAAACGGAGAGACAAACGTGGATTTTGAAAAAGAACTAACAGAGAACGTAATAGCCTCTCCACAGAATCTTAATGCTGCATTCCTTATTGCTCAAAGCATGAGAAAAGTAAAAGAACAACTTTGGATTGACTTCCTATCTTATTTAAAAAAAGAACTTCAACCTAAAGGCATTACCCTTGATTATAATAACCAACTTCTTACGGGAAGTAAGGAAGCTGATTTTCATTTTTACTTTTCAGGGGAAGATGATTTCACCCTGTGCTGGCAATTTGAGAAACCAAACTATTGCGGTTTCTGTTGGGGAATAAGCAGTTCGGATATCATGTCCAAAAAGAACCAGCGCCTCTATTTCCCTCTTATTTCTGAAGCGATGAATGTTATATACCCCGAGTTGGAAGCTCACACCCATAAAGAAGGATGGTGGCCATGGTGGACCTATACCGACGAAAGCATGCATGTGCCACGTAACTGGGGCATGGATCCAGACGCATGGTCCCTCCTGGTCGAACGAGGAGAAGGCAGTTTTGCCCAGTCAGTCATCAACATCGTGACTAAGGTTCAGGCCGAGATAAACTTAAATCTCTTTAGCGTATCGGCGTAG
- the yghU gene encoding glutathione-dependent disulfide-bond oxidoreductase yields the protein MSEHNYQPPKVWTWNKTEAGQFSSINRPVSGPTHEKTLPVGKHPLQLYSLGTPNGQKVTILLEELLALGISGAEYDAHLIRIGEGDQFSSGFVEVNPNSKIPALFDHSVTPPLRVFESGNILLYLAEKFGHFLPKDIAGRTEALNWLFWLQGSAPYLGGGFGHFYHYAPVKIEYAINRFAMEAKRQLDVLDKQLENHRFIAGDEYTIADIAIFTWYGALAKGGLYESAEFLDVASYKHFGRWADEVANRPAVKRGRIVNRTWGDVQLAERHDASDFDDLGL from the coding sequence ATGTCCGAACACAACTACCAGCCACCAAAAGTCTGGACCTGGAACAAGACCGAAGCAGGCCAGTTCTCCAGCATCAACCGCCCGGTTTCCGGCCCAACCCACGAAAAAACGCTGCCGGTCGGCAAGCATCCGCTGCAGCTTTATTCCCTTGGCACGCCTAACGGGCAGAAGGTGACTATTCTGCTGGAAGAGCTGCTGGCGCTGGGCATCAGCGGGGCAGAATACGACGCGCACCTGATTCGTATCGGTGAAGGCGATCAGTTCTCCAGCGGCTTTGTAGAAGTAAACCCGAACTCCAAGATCCCGGCGCTGTTTGACCATTCCGTCACGCCGCCGCTGCGCGTATTTGAGTCCGGCAACATCCTGCTTTACCTCGCAGAAAAATTCGGCCACTTCCTGCCGAAGGACATCGCCGGGCGTACCGAAGCGCTGAACTGGCTGTTCTGGCTGCAGGGTTCTGCGCCATATCTGGGCGGCGGTTTCGGTCACTTCTACCACTATGCGCCGGTCAAAATTGAGTACGCCATCAACCGCTTTGCGATGGAAGCCAAGCGCCAGCTGGACGTGCTCGACAAACAGCTGGAGAATCATCGTTTTATCGCCGGAGATGAATACACCATCGCCGATATTGCGATCTTTACCTGGTACGGTGCGCTGGCAAAAGGCGGCCTGTACGAATCCGCCGAGTTCCTGGACGTGGCTTCTTATAAGCACTTTGGCCGCTGGGCCGATGAAGTGGCTAACCGCCCGGCGGTTAAACGCGGCCGCATCGTGAACCGCACCTGGGGCGATGTGCAGCTGGCCGAGCGCCATGATGCTTCAGATTTTGATGATTTAGGATTGTAG
- a CDS encoding metal ABC transporter substrate-binding protein: MPGKLKLTQSIVAAVAALAMLLGAAQAQAKFKAITTFTIIADMAQNVAGDAADVESITKPGAEIHEYQPTPGDIRRAQGAQLILTNGLNLELWFAKFYQHLKGVPEVVVTTGIQPTGITEGPYNGKPNPHAWMSPQNALIYVDNIRDAFIKYDPDNAATYTRNAEAYKQKIQQTIEPLRNELAKIPADKRWLVTSEGAFSYLANDFGLKELYLWPINADQQGTPQQVRKVIDSIRKYQIPTIFSESTISDKPARQAARESGAHYGGVLYVDSLSAANGPVPTYLDLLRVTTSTIVNGINEGLKK; encoded by the coding sequence ATGCCCGGGAAACTGAAGTTAACGCAGAGTATTGTGGCCGCTGTCGCCGCGCTGGCTATGCTATTGGGCGCCGCTCAGGCGCAGGCAAAATTTAAGGCGATCACCACCTTTACTATCATCGCCGATATGGCGCAGAACGTGGCCGGAGACGCCGCTGACGTGGAGTCCATCACCAAGCCGGGGGCTGAAATCCATGAATACCAGCCCACGCCAGGGGACATTCGTCGGGCGCAGGGTGCTCAGCTAATTTTGACCAACGGGCTAAACCTCGAACTCTGGTTCGCGAAGTTTTATCAGCACCTGAAAGGCGTGCCTGAAGTCGTTGTCACCACCGGCATTCAACCCACGGGCATCACCGAAGGCCCTTATAACGGCAAACCTAACCCTCACGCATGGATGTCGCCGCAAAACGCGCTGATCTACGTCGATAATATCCGGGATGCGTTTATTAAATACGATCCGGACAACGCCGCGACCTATACCCGCAACGCCGAAGCCTACAAGCAGAAAATCCAGCAAACCATCGAGCCCCTGCGCAACGAGCTGGCAAAAATTCCGGCGGATAAGCGCTGGCTGGTCACCAGCGAAGGCGCATTCTCCTATCTCGCCAACGACTTTGGCCTGAAAGAACTCTATCTGTGGCCGATCAACGCCGATCAGCAGGGCACGCCGCAGCAGGTGCGCAAAGTGATCGACAGCATTCGGAAATACCAGATCCCGACGATTTTCAGCGAAAGTACCATTTCCGATAAGCCCGCTCGCCAGGCGGCCCGTGAGTCCGGCGCGCATTACGGCGGCGTGCTTTATGTCGACTCCCTGAGCGCGGCAAACGGCCCGGTTCCGACCTATCTTGACCTGCTTCGCGTCACCACCAGCACCATCGTTAACGGCATCAATGAAGGGCTGAAAAAATGA
- a CDS encoding manganese/iron ABC transporter ATP-binding protein, which translates to MSRRPGIVVQDASVTYRNGHTALRAASFEIPTGTIAALVGVNGSGKSTLFKAIMGFVRLASGSISILDMPTRKALRNNLVAYVPQSEDVDWTFPVLVEDVVMMGRFGHMGMLRIPGKADKLAVDNALARVGMSDFRKRQIGELSGGQKKRVFLARAIAQDGQVILLDEPFTGVDVKTEEQIISLLRELRDEGRTMLVSTHNLGAVTDYCDYTVLVKGTVLACGPTDVTFTQANLELAFSGVLRHVTLTGKETSVLTDDERPFIHGAALKGEP; encoded by the coding sequence ATGAGTCGTCGTCCCGGTATCGTCGTGCAGGACGCCAGCGTCACCTATCGCAATGGCCATACGGCGCTGCGGGCGGCCAGCTTTGAAATTCCGACCGGCACCATTGCGGCGCTGGTTGGGGTCAACGGCTCAGGGAAATCGACGCTGTTTAAAGCGATCATGGGCTTTGTGCGCCTGGCCAGCGGCAGCATCTCGATTCTGGATATGCCCACGCGCAAGGCGCTACGCAACAACCTGGTGGCCTATGTTCCGCAGTCAGAGGACGTGGACTGGACGTTCCCGGTGCTGGTCGAAGATGTGGTAATGATGGGGCGTTTCGGCCATATGGGGATGCTGCGGATTCCCGGTAAGGCAGACAAGCTGGCGGTAGACAACGCCCTCGCTCGCGTAGGGATGAGCGACTTCCGCAAGCGCCAAATCGGCGAACTGTCCGGCGGGCAGAAAAAGCGTGTATTTCTTGCCCGCGCGATTGCCCAGGACGGCCAGGTGATCCTGCTGGACGAACCGTTTACCGGGGTGGACGTGAAAACGGAAGAGCAGATCATCAGCCTGCTGCGCGAGCTGCGGGACGAAGGCCGCACGATGCTGGTCTCGACCCACAACCTCGGCGCCGTAACCGACTACTGCGACTACACCGTGCTGGTGAAAGGCACAGTGCTGGCCTGCGGCCCGACCGACGTCACCTTTACCCAGGCAAACCTGGAGCTGGCCTTCAGCGGCGTGCTGCGCCACGTCACCTTAACCGGCAAAGAAACCAGCGTGCTCACCGACGACGAAAGGCCGTTTATCCACGGCGCAGCGTTAAAAGGGGAGCCGTAA
- the sitC gene encoding iron/manganese ABC transporter permease subunit SitC, whose amino-acid sequence MSVLLEPFSYGYMFNAIWVSALVGGVCAFLSCYLMLKGWSLIGDALSHSIVPGVAGAYMLGLPFSIGAFFSGGLAAGTMLFLNQRTRLREDTIIGLIFSSFFGLGLFMVSLNPTSVNIQTIVLGNILAIAPSDIVQLAIIGFVSLAILLLKWKDLMVTFFDENHARSIGLNPLWLKGLFFTLLSATTVAALQTVGAFLVICMVVTPGATAYLLTDRFPKLLIISVTLGTFTSAFGTWISYFLDGATGGIIVVLQTLIFLLTFVFAPKHGLLANRRRARLSLEQTP is encoded by the coding sequence ATGTCCGTCCTGCTCGAGCCGTTTAGCTATGGTTATATGTTTAACGCCATCTGGGTTTCGGCGCTGGTCGGCGGGGTCTGCGCCTTTCTCTCCTGCTACCTGATGCTGAAAGGCTGGTCGCTCATCGGCGATGCCCTTTCCCACTCCATCGTGCCCGGCGTTGCCGGCGCTTATATGCTCGGCCTGCCGTTTTCCATCGGCGCATTTTTCTCCGGCGGCCTCGCTGCAGGCACCATGCTGTTTTTAAACCAGCGCACGCGCCTGCGCGAAGACACCATTATTGGCCTTATCTTCTCGTCATTCTTTGGCCTTGGGCTGTTTATGGTGTCGCTCAACCCGACGTCAGTGAACATTCAGACCATCGTGCTCGGCAATATTCTGGCTATCGCCCCGTCGGATATCGTGCAGCTGGCAATTATCGGTTTTGTCTCGCTGGCGATTCTGCTGCTGAAGTGGAAAGACCTGATGGTGACCTTCTTCGACGAAAACCACGCCCGCTCCATCGGCCTTAATCCGCTGTGGCTCAAAGGATTGTTCTTCACCCTGCTTTCTGCCACCACCGTGGCAGCGCTGCAAACCGTTGGCGCTTTTCTGGTGATTTGCATGGTGGTGACGCCGGGCGCAACGGCTTATCTGCTGACGGACCGCTTTCCTAAGCTGCTCATTATTTCCGTCACGTTAGGCACTTTTACCAGCGCATTCGGCACCTGGATAAGCTACTTCCTCGACGGCGCTACCGGCGGGATTATCGTAGTACTGCAAACGCTTATCTTCCTGCTGACCTTCGTGTTTGCGCCCAAACACGGCCTGCTGGCTAACCGTCGGCGCGCCCGCCTGAGCCTGGAGCAAACGCCATGA